From Nicotiana tabacum cultivar K326 chromosome 22, ASM71507v2, whole genome shotgun sequence, one genomic window encodes:
- the LOC107784694 gene encoding uncharacterized protein At5g01610-like: protein MSSSALPLCIFLVLFSTASPAFGGKESQSPSVYEILQEYDFPVGLLPKGVTRYEFNKTTRNFAVYLHKTCTFSIDGYTLKYMSKVTGKISKDRVANLKGVQVKLLLFWINIVEVTRDGDQLDFSVGIASADFHIDNFYESPQCGCGFDCVNSEEKGSGEFNLKQLISSS, encoded by the coding sequence ATGTCTTCTTCAGCTCTTCCGTTATGCATCTTTCTTGTCCTTTTCTCTACAGCTTCTCCGGCCTTCGGCGGCAAGGAATCCCAGTCTCCGTCGGTGTACGAGATTCTACAGGAATACGATTTTCCGGTGGGACTACTCCCAAAAGGCGTCACAAGGTACGAATTCAACAAAACCACTCGCAATTTCGCCGTTTACTTGCACAAAACGTGCACTTTCAGCATAGACGGTTACACTCTCAAGTACATGAGTAAAGTTACTGGTAAAATTTCCAAGGATAGGGTGGCGAACTTGAAAGGTGTGCAGGTAAAACTGCTTTTGTTTTGGATTAATATTGTGGAAGTTACTCGTGACGGTGACCAGCTTGATTTCTCCGTCGGAATTGCTTCTGCTGATTTTCATATTGATAACTTTTATGAGTCTCCACAGTGTGGATGTGGGTTTGATTGTGTTAATTCTGAAGAAAAGGGCTCTGGTGAGTTCAATTTGAAGCAGCTTATCTCTTCATcttga